One window of the Cryptomeria japonica chromosome 7, Sugi_1.0, whole genome shotgun sequence genome contains the following:
- the LOC131038621 gene encoding antifungal protein ginkbilobin-like protein 1, which translates to MYFSARATMRAPLYLAALLVFSVVMVHSSDGGGEIYAACNVEKYSNGSQFDTNLEALLKTLTEKAAYAGFGASVYGQETPNKVSGRLQCRGDLSPADCQA; encoded by the coding sequence ATGTACTTCTCAGCGAGAGCAACAATGAGAGCGCCGCTATATCTGGCGGCTTTGCTCGTCTTCTCTGTTGTAATGGTCCACTCCTCGGATGGAGGAGGCGAGATATACGCAGCATGTAATGTGGAGAAGTACTCCAACGGCTCCCAGTTTGATACCAATCTGGAGGCGCTCTTAAAAACTCTGACAGAGAAAGCAGCCTACGCTGGCTTCGGCGCTTCTGTTTATGGGCAGGAGACGCCGAACAAGGTGTCTGGGCGCCTCCAGTGCAGAGGAGATTTGTCTCCTGCCGACTGCCAGGCTTGA